A window of the Dictyostelium discoideum AX4 chromosome 4 chromosome, whole genome shotgun sequence genome harbors these coding sequences:
- the efa1G gene encoding elongation factor 1 gamma encodes MVMKLYTYPQNSRAFKSLIAAKYVNVDIEVPAFNFETDRLTEEFKTNFPLGKVPALLTEQGPLFESNTMARYVARLNNSTIYGSDAYTAALNDQWIDYAANEIDPNAIPWLYAILGYYDYNAKDSNKAKENMKKVLAFLDAQLLNKPFLTGFRVALADIIVVCSLFNFYKMVFEPTFRSPYVNVNRWFTTCINQPNFKAVIGEFALCEKMMVYVAPKKEVKEEKPKAAPKKEVKEDAGDDEVDEKPKKKNPLDELAPSTFVLDEFKRTYSNNEVSMSIPWFFEHFDKEGFSVYQCTYQYNHELGPVFKTCNLVGGFFQRLETLHKYAFASMIIFGEEQGGAVKDQTVSGLWVFRGQDLPADMKDCDDSLVYDWKKLDVAADKAIIESFLAWEDKNGGFAGKKFLQGKLYK; translated from the exons ATGGTCATG aaattataCACCTACCCACAAAACAGCCGTGCTTTCAAAAGTTTAATTGCTGCTAAATACGTCAATGTTGATATTGAAGTACCAGCTTTCAACTTTGAAACTGATCGTTTAACTGAAGAGTTCAAAACCAACTTCCCATTAGGTAAAGTTCCAGCTTTATTAACTGAACAAGGTCCACTCTTTGAATCAAACACCATGGCTCGTTATGTTGCTCGTTTAAATAACAGCACCATCTATGGTTCAGATGCATACACTGCCGCCCTCAATGACCAATGGATTGATTATGCAGCCAACGAAATCGACCCAAATGCCATTCCATGGTTATATGCCATCCTCGGTTATTACGATTACAATGCTAAAGACAGCAACAAAGCCAAAGAAAACATGAAAAAAGTCTTAGCTTTCCTCGATGCCCAACTCCTCAACAAGCCATTCCTTACTGGTTTCCGTGTCGCTCTTGCCGATATCATCGTTGTTTGTTCATTATTCAACTTTTACAAAATGGTCTTTGAACCAACTTTCCGTTCCCCATACGTTAACGTCAACAGATGGTTCACCACCTGTATCAACCAACCAAACTTCAAAGCTGTCATTGGTGAATTTGCTCTCTGTGAAAAGATGATGGTCTACGTTGCTCCAAAGAAGGAAGTCAAAGAAGAAAAACCAAAAGCTGCCCCAAAGAAGGAAGTCAAAGAAGACGCTGGTGACGATGAAGTCGatgaaaaaccaaaaaagaaaaacccATTAGATGAATTAGCTCCATCAACCTTTGTTTTGGATGAATTCAAACGTACCTACTCCAACAATGAAGTCTCCATGTCCATTCCATGGTTCTTTGAACACTTTGACAAGGAAGGTTTCTCTGTCTACCAATGTACCTACCAATACAATCACGAATTAGGTCCAGTCTTCAAAACTTGCAACTTGGTTGGTGGTTTCTTCCAAAGACTCGAAACTCTCCACAAATACGCTTTCGCCTCTATGATCATTTTCGGTGAAGAACAAGGTGGTGCCGTCAAAGATCAAACCGTCTCTGGTCTCTGGGTTTTCCGTGGTCAAGATTTACCAGCTGACATGAAAGATTGTGATGATTCTTTAGTCTATGACTGGAAGAAACTCGATGTTGCTGCTGATAAAGCTATCATTGAATCTTTCCTTGCTTGGGAAGATAAAAACGGTGGTTTCGCTGGTAAGAAATTCTTACAAGGTaaattatacaaataa
- a CDS encoding Sel1-like repeat-containing protein, whose protein sequence is MMETETIPEINFFKIELIRNSTLAILKKIFKNRWQKEFKSEWKSENGVSLKKILKSKKFEESIVTNIQNGNLNGWNLEILCLILLNFPNKRIDDKNNEIISTQNKLILNINEINNNFLKINENKNIEETFKIKENEYKKMKEILFQSILGLMEKEEGESFIRLIKDRIDVVPSKETIERCKIGGDSEEEADANKFVEMGEIEFEKFNFQRSIDCYNDALLYNGFNDIKRSLLLSRLSMINLRYYQQMMLDSEYSYIFYIKKQQLEDSKRDAVLACSLCPLQYQGYFRGAQILCFLGYLEVAISFLNAALAIDECNADVLEFKNQIQLKIDSRCWAVDKFTSERKRDFEKEAENFIEAHKYTEYYNGKDLQLDTYTKGIDEMSKLYHLPRQHFVNIACSRVAGTYSKKKNYEMAIKYLSHAAGGDFAICAYRLGSIYERGLGVEKDLNLALSLYYEASLKPLKFEIPNDIPDMREENKQLMERNEGVNMACVVLGHIFSKGIGAEIDMDQAIHYYERAVNQSNSPEALLSLAQISFYGMDGKEPNKKKAIELVKRGADLGDKDCQREYYHFSGTPPPNKLTGVGINASFKTFFILMFTFLIIFSIFCKFLIDYFNNKK, encoded by the exons atgatggaAACTGAAACTATAcctgaaattaattttttcaaaattgaattaattcgAAATTCAACATTggcaattttaaaaaaaatatttaagaaTAGATGgcaaaaagaatttaaaagtgAATGGAAAAGTGAAAATGGtgtatctttaaaaaaaattttaaaaagtaaaaaatttgaagaatcaattgtaacaaatattcaaaatggtaatttaaatggtTGGAATCTTGAAATactttgtttaattttattaaattttccaaataaaagaattgatgataaaaataatgaaataatatcaactcaaaataaattaattttaaatataaatgaaattaataataatt ttttaaagataaatgaaaataaaaatattgaagaaacttttaaaattaaagaaaatgaatataaaaagatgaaagaaattttatttcaatcaATACTTGGATTAATGGAAAAAGAAGAAGGTGAATCATTTATaagattaattaaagatagaATTGATGTTGTGCCAAGTAAAGAGACGATTGAGAGATGTAAGATTGGTGGTGATAGTGAGGAGGAGGCGGATGCTAATAAGTTTGTGGAGATGGGAgagattgaatttgaaaaattcaattttcaaaGATCAATCGATTGTTATAATGATGCGTTGTTGTATAATGGGTTCAATGATATTAAGAGATCGTTACTGCTATCGAGACTATCGATGATCAATTTAAGATACTATCAACAGATGATGCTAGACAGTGAGTATAGTTATATATTCTATATAAAGAAACAGCAATTGGAGGACTCTAAAAGGGATGCCGTCTTGGCATGCTCGCTCTGTCCGTTGCAGTATCAAGGCTATTTCAGAGGTGCTCAGATTCTATGCTTTTTGGGGTACTTGGAAGTGGCAATCTCTTTCTTAAATGCTGCACTTGCAATTGATGAATGTAATGCAGACGTAttggaatttaaaaatcaaattcagtTAAAGATAGATTCGCGATGTTGGGCCGTTGATAAATTCACGTCAGAGAGAAAGAGGGATTTTGAGAAAGAGGCGGAAAACTTTATTGAGGCTCATAAATATACAGAGTATTATAATGGTAAAGATTTACAATTGGATACCTATACCAAGGGCATTGATGAAATGTCCAAATTGTATCATTTACCAAGACAGCATTTTGTGAATATTGCATGCTCAAGAGTTGCAGGTACttattcaaaaaagaaaaactatGAAATGGCAATTAAGTATCTCAGTCATGCTGCGGGTGGCGATTTTGCGATTTGCGCCTACAGATTGGGTTCGATATATGAACGTGGTCTAGGTGTGGAAAAGGATTTAAATTTAGCATTGTCACTTTACTATGAGGCATCTTTGAAACCattgaaatttgaaataCCAAATGATATACCCGATATGCGAGAAGAGAATAAACAATTGATGGAAAGGAATGAAGGTGTCAATATGGCATGCGTGGTGTTGGGTCATATATTTTCCAAAGGTATCGGCGCAGAGATTGATATGGATCAGGCTATTCACTACTATGAACGTGCAGTCAATCAATCCAATTCACCAGAAGCACTATTATCATTGGCTCAAATTAGTTTCTATGGTATGGATGGTAAAgaaccaaataaaaagaaagcaATTGAATTGGTTAAACGTGGTGCTGATCTTGGTGATAAAGATTGTCAACGTGAATACTATCATTTCTCTGGTACACCTCCACCAAATAAACTCACTGGTGTCGGTATCAATGCTTCTTTTAAAACTTTCTTTATTCTCatgtttacttttttaattattttttcaattttttgtaaatttttaattgattattttaataataaaaaataa
- the lvsE gene encoding BEACH domain-containing protein yields the protein MSVYTQLISVTEMPMSVIHRPLPSELDEEKVLSLMETIKSGVEIPPIDVNWVKGKDENNNYYFSFGGCHRYEATKRLNLKTIRARIIKSTPSDIKVSPRLAQLPSDQSNYNMERLYVQDIFSKIKNKNQPDLSDLIILFDRLTSLAYQDVHSSKKVKFDYFYMFFNIMLDSPILSVTESTGNRVLHLLLLKKLNGLLFSNVLIQNYCHNEKWVYKLLNYLISRSKHDSDVIGELSITLQIICSFNITTKELKYFFKLLESINEERPYYWNVLIEILQFLFRKRVGPDIYFNFSNSNGGLMVPDKQPFDGGYSISFWMNTDDFTSLKYRPGLFSFFSDENVGFEVTFQQQSLIFQIRTKSKSPCIGSHYRFQPGKWYHVIISHEYFLLRKSQLSLYVNGKLEEKMPLLYPKSDRPFTRCHIGNSVSLQNGFLGRIGSILMIKDALEPAEATLLYQIDKNSTMLQEKVPKEGMTAIYDSQLFLASGRRNIPIIFTYHPRATDKALCFEISSGELPNAATIMDGVSILKSVSPLDQLVYIGGLKMIYPLFAQLGQPINGVEIEMPQDISDHMTTSPLPLSNLNDFISIPSSSGPTPIFPSSIGSGHSSCLFKILLSLLQHHPAFREQIIETHGFQVISFLLKSTPTSSPYWTPDDIDSLSRLISFCAGKQPLWSLAIQNLIMNNFQLWSQTNSLTQIALFETIHQRIQTNPQFWRNLVRVDQWLTILRKFYQLPSASSLSPLSLSSNSSSLSASLSPIINSGSWCKESIEKPIFKDLPTIEKIKKARVQIIVIIRETAQPRLSPSETRWLSLYLKESTIENHDDVIRMLEDIIQPLQSKDTWWDDVMASANLQDENLVLKSRKDFQSTQTKLPSHISYLWDIDCCEEVVKRLEEIKYQDRSNLILFKHWVHIRRVRAGNLNGIKTRLTNGNQTNTPILTKLKQMGIIQSPSTSLSTSSITPPPPNSRNTSTGILKNSSIKEKQLFQSNIDSLSFSLKETTTTTTTTTTTTTTSTTSNTGNDSPLSIESPISSPVLIENTTNTTNTTTTNTTNSSMLSIKDYDDGDEPEDTTVVHWKLDRTEGPLRMRRKLKRNYFGSDYKGLSKQNRFGRSRRTTLEKYSNEIETFYIDQDCGDGLGNIIITIVNEPPLPHQTTSYKEIEFFNESQSQSSSSSNIDNLNPNTGLPYNKSTNNLSNVNNVNNNNNNNSNNINVSGNNTIGPSSSKSPLRNSRSMSIGSSATKSPSRQNVKDVFNLDNNNSNSNNNNSNNNNNNNNNNNNNNNNNNNNNNNNNNNNNNNNNNFNNNLSPTLNSILPNLNNISINSGSNTIGPNSSMSSILSPRIGEFDENGVDVSSPNSSSLSSSSSNNQIEEEKFIGSWRCQMVVPVGVIPGQFTITSHYLTFDKDIQIVDQRTGRTFSPSLNGIQQQQQQQQDQDFGSVKIKNTYIWKVKDLVEIHRVRYLLRWNSIEIFLNHKSYMINFSKEQESIQIFNKIVALHPPNLRVKWSDHPSKIIKKSKLTMKWKNREISNFEYLMSLNTIAGRTYNDISQYPVFPQIISDYKSEFLDLNDSRSFRDLSKPMGALNQQRLDTLIKRYQSMQSAQDPTMPPFLYGSHYSNFGIVAYYQVRLEPFTSFHLSLQSGVFDHPQRMFESMDKMWDGVSGNNLADVKELIPEFFYMPEFINNGEGFNFGFTNSKSGDLILPNWAHQSPELFIQINREALESEYVSMNLHHWIDLIFGFKQNGPAAQEANNVFFHLTYENNAALQRDDPDERQSIASQIKEFGQTPPQLFSKPHPIRKTLQEISKPQKDLFARIAQNLFSPSNNGTINSSFSSTSTSTSTSSPPPSTLNSPQGPSLQYPFKVLKTKSSLPLVHISSCQDSDIVVLVYRDGVMAVNQFVPSPNGNLPFTFDIDKTLSTYKEKQIDTLFMSDSVTCISNCFAITPDGKFMFSCATWDSVFKCSNIQNGRVHRLYRDFHHDMVTCISLGSNGKHFATASSDTTILVWNDVDHLIKDSKAKPSYRLCSHDEPVHCLDINEEWDLIASGSMDKKLILHSLGKGHYQRSMIHNGAVEIVKISTVGQTIISYCSMSFLYVHSFNGKLLKIQQSDEKIYDAKLTGESVKKGGVLGVGSSTQYLVTGGTRGVKVRSLPDLNIVHAFDSPAAIKTIELVAHEKYMLIGLNDGNLVIIPFDVKDL from the exons atgAGCGTTTATACTCAATTAATATCAGTAACAGAAATGCCAATGAGCGTAATCCATAGACCACTTCCAAGTGAATTGGACGAAGAAAAAGTTTTATCATTAATGGAAACAATCAAAAGTGGTGTTGAAATTCCACCAATCGATG TAAATTGGGTTAAAGgtaaagatgaaaataataattactatttttcttttggtgGATGTCATAGATATGAGGCAAcaaaaagattaaatttaaaaacaattagagcaagaattataaaatcaacTCCAAGTGATATTAAAGT ttcacCAAGATTAGCACAATTACCATCAGATCAATCAAACTATAATATGGAAAGATTATACGTCCAagatatattttcaaaaattaaaaataaaaatcaaccagatttatcagatttaataattttatttgataga ttAACATCATTAGCATATCAAGATGTTCATTCAagtaaaaaagttaaatttgattatttttatatgtttttcAATATAATGTTAGATTCACCAATTCTATCAGTTACAGAGAGTACAGGTAATAGAGTTTTacatttattacttttaaagaaattgaatggattattattttcaaatgttttaattcaaaattattgtcataatgaaaaatgggtttacaaattattaaattatctcATTAGTAGATCAAAACATGATAGTGATGTAATTGGTGAATTATCAATAACACTTCAAATCATTTGTAGTTTTAATATAACaacaaaagaattaaaatatttttttaaattattagaaagTATAAATGAAGAAAGA cCATATTATTGgaatgttttaattgaaattttacaatttttatttagaaaaagaGTTGGAcctgatatttattttaattttagtaatagtaatggtggATTAATGGTACCTGATAAACAACCATTCGATGGTGGATACAGTATAAGTTTTTGGATGAATACAGATGATTTTACATCATTAAAGTATAGACCAggtttatttagtttttttagtGATGAAAATGTTGGATTTGAAGTTAcatttcaacaacaatcattGATTTTCCAAATTAGAACTAAATCTAAATCACCATGCATTGGTTCACATTATAGATTTCAACCGGGTAAATGGTATCATGTTATTATATCACATGAATATTTCCTATTAAGAAAATCACAACTTTCTCTATACGTAAATGGTAAACTCGAAGAGAAAATGCCATTACTTTACCCAAAATCGGATAGACCATTCACTCGTTGTCATATTGGTAATTCCGTATCACTACAAAATGGGTTCCTCGGTAGGATAGGATCCATTCTAATGATAAAGGATGCCTTGGAGCCTGCCGAAGCTACATTACTATATCAGATCgataaaaattcaacaatGTTGCAAGAAAAGGTACCAAAAGAAGGTATGACTGCCATTTACGATTCTCAATTATTTTTGGCATCTGGTAGGCGTAATATACCCATAATATTCACCTATCATCCACGTGCCACTGATAAAGCATTATGTTTTGAGATATCAAGTGGTGAATTACCAAATGCTGCAACTATAATGGACGGTGTATCAATATTGAAATCGGTTTCACCATTGGATCAGTTGGTTTATATAGGTGGGTTAAAGATGATATATCCTCTATTCGCTCAATTGGGTCAACCTATCAATGGTGTGGAAATTGAGATGCCACAGGATATAAGTGATCATATGACAACTTCACCACtaccattatcaaatttaaatgatttcattTCAATTCCATCCTCTAGTGGACCAACACCTATTTTCCCTTCTTCAATTGGTTCTGGTCATTCAAGTTGTCTATTTAAaatactattatcattattacaaCATCATCCAGCATTTAGAGAACAAATCATTGAAACTCATGGTTTCCAAGTTATATCATTCCTTTTGAAATCAACTCCAACCTCTTCACCATATTGGACACCAGATGATATAGATTCATTATCGcgtttaatatctttttgtgCTGGTAAACAACCACTTTGGTCATTGgcaattcaaaatttaattatgaataattttcaattatggTCACAAACTAATTCTTTAACTCAAATTGCACTTTTTGAAACGATTCATCAAAGAATTCAAACTAATCCTCAATTTTGGAGAAATTTAGTTAGAGTTGATCAATGGTTAACaattttaagaaaattttatcaattaccTTCAGCATCGtcattatcaccattatcattatcatcaaattcatcatcattatcagcatcattatcaccaattaTAAATAGTGGATCATGGTGTAAAGAAAGTATTGAAAAACcaatatttaaagatttaccaacaattgaaaaaatcaaaaaagcaAGAGTTCAAATCATTGTAATCATTAGAGAAACTGCTCAACCAAGATTATCACCAAGTGAAACTAGATGGTTATCATTGTATCTAAAAGaatcaacaattgaaaatcatGATGATGTCATTAGAATGTTAGAGGATATCATTCAACCACTTCAAAGTAAAGATACTTGGTGGGATGATGTAATGGCTTCTGCAAATTTACAAGATGaaaatttggttttaaaatcTCGTAAAGATTTTCAATCAACTCAAACTAAATTACCATCACATATCTCTTACCTATGGGATATCGATTGTTGTGAAGAGGTTGTTAAAAGATTAGAAGAGATTAAATATCAAGATagatcaaatttaattctattcAAACATTGGGTACATATTAGAAGAGTTAGAGCtggtaatttaaatggtaTTAAAACAAGATTAACTAATGGTAATCAAACAAATACTCCAATTTTAACAAAACTTAAACAAATGGGTATAATTCAATCACCTTCAACAAGTTTATCAACTTCTTCAATaactccaccaccaccaaataGTAGAAATACAAGTActggtattttaaaaaattcttcaattaaagaaaaacaattatttcaatcaaatattgatagtttatcattttcattaaaagaaactacaacaacaacaacaactacaacaactacaacaactactagtACAACTTCAAATACAGGTAATGATAGTCCACTAAGTATAGAATCACCAATTTCATCACcagttttaattgaaaatacaacaaatacaacaaatacaacaacaacaaatacaacaaattcatcaatgttatcaattaaagattatgatgatggtgatgagcCAGAAGATACTACAGTTGTACATTGGAAATTGGATAGAACTGAAGGACCATTAAGAATGAGAAGAAaattaaagagaaattaTTTTGGTTCAGATTATAAAGGattatcaaaacaaaataGATTTGGTAGAAGTAGAAGAACGACATTAGAGaaatattcaaatgaaattgaaacatTTTATATTGATCAAGATTGTGGTGATGGTTTAggtaatattatcattacaattgtaaatgaaccaccattaccacaTCAAACAACTTCCTATAAAGAGATTGAGTTCTTTAATGAATCTCAatcacaatcatcatcatcatcaaatatagataatttaaatccaaataCTGGTTTACCATATAATAAAagtacaaataatttatcaaatgtaaataatgtaaataataataataataataatagtaataatattaatgttaGTGGAAATAATACAATTGGTCCATCATCAAGTAAATCACCATTAAGAAATTCAAGATCAATGAGTATTGGTTCTTCTGCAACAAAATCACCATCAAGACAAAATGTTAAAgatgtttttaatttagataataataatagtaatagtaataataataatagtaataataataataataataataataataataataataataataataataataataataataataataataataataataataataataataataataataattttaataataatttatcaccaacattaaatagtattttaccaaatttaaataatataagtataaatagtggtagtaataCAATTGGACCAAATTCTTCAATGTCATCAATTTTATCGCCAAGAATTGGagaatttgatgaaaatggtgTTGATGTATCATCACCTAATAGTAGTagtttatcatcatcatcatcaaataatcaaattgaaGAAGAGAAATTTATTGGTTCATGGAGATGTCAAATGGTTGTACCAGTTGGTGTTATACCTGGTCAATTTACAATCACATCACATTATTTAACATTTGATAAAGATATTCAAATTGTTGATCAACGTACTGGTAGAACATTTTCACCATCATTAAATGGtattcaacaacagcagcagcaaCAGCAAGATCAAGATTTTGGTAgtgttaaaattaaaaatacttaTATTTGGAAAGTTAAGGATTTAGTTGAAATTCATAGAGTTAGATATTTATTAAGATGGAATTCAATAGAGatctttttaaatcataaatCATATATGATCAATTTTAGTAAGGAACAAGAATCCATTCAAATCTTTAATAAAATCGTTGCATTACATCCACCCAATTTAAGGGTGAAATGGTCTGATCATCCATcgaaaattataaagaaatcaaagTTAACAATGAAATGGAAGAATAGAGAGATTTCAAATTTCGAATATCTAATGTCATTGAATACTATCGCAGGTAGAACCTATAATGATATCTCTCAATATCCAGTTTTCCCACAAATCATTTCAGATTATAAATCtgaatttttagatttaaatgataGTCGTTCCTTTAGAGATTTATCTAAACCAATGGGTGCATTGAATCAACAAAGGTTAGATACATTGATTAAACGTTATCAATCGATGCAGTCTGCTCAAGATCCAACTATGCCTCCATTCCTCTATGGTTCTCATTATAGTAATTTCGGTATTGTAGCTTATTATCAAGTTCGTTTAGAACCATTCACTTCCTTTCATCTGTCATTGCAAAGTGGTGTTTTCGATCATCCTCAAAGAATGTTTGAATCGATGGATAAAATGTGGGATGGTGTCTCTGGTAATAATTTAGCAGATGTAAAAGAATTGATTCCAGAGTTTTTCTATATGCCAGAGTTTATAAACAATGGTGAgggttttaattttggtttcACAAATTCAAAGAGTGgtgatttaatattaccaAATTGGGCTCATCAATCACCTGAACTATTCATTCAAATCAATAGAGAGGCATTGGAATCTGAATATGTATCTATGAATCTTCATCATTggattgatttaatatttggttTTAAACAAAATGGTCCAGCTGCTCAAGAGGCTAATAACGTATTCTTTCATCTTACCTATGAGAATAATGCTGCATTACAACGTGATGATCCTGATGAACGTCAATCTATTGCTTCACAAATTAAAGAGTTTGGTCAAACTCCACcacaattattttcaaaaccaCATCCAATTCGTAAAACTCTTCAAGAGATTTCAAAACCacaaaaagatttatttgcAAGAATTgctcaaaatttatttagtCCTTCAAATAATGGTACGATTAATTCAAGTTTCTCATCGACTTCGACATCAACATcgacatcatcaccaccaccatcaacatTGAATTCACCACAAGGTCCATCACTTCAATATccatttaaagttttaaaaactaaaagtAGTTTACCATTAGTTCATATTAGTAGTTGTCAAGATAgtgatattgttgttttaGTTTATAGAGATGGTGTAATGGCTGTTAATCAATTCGTACCATCACCAAATGGTAATTTACCATTCActtttgatattgataaaacTTTATCAACCTATAAAGAGAAACAAATCGATACTTTATTCATGTCTGATAGTGTAACTTGTATATCAAATTGTTTTGCAATTACACCCGATGGTAAATTTATGTTTTCTTGTGCCACTTGGGATAGTGTATTCAAATGttcaaatattcaaaatggTCGTGTTCATAGATTGTATCGTGATTTTCATCATGATATGGTCACTTGTATTTCATTGGGTTCAAATGGTAAACATTTTGCAACCGCTTCAAGTGATACAACAATACTGGTTTGGAATGATGTTgatcatttaattaaagattcaaAAGCAAAACCATCCTATCGTCTTTGTAGTCATGATGAACCAGTTCATTGTTTAGATATCAATGAGGAATGGGATCTAATCGCTTCGGGTTCAATGGATAAGAAATTAATACTTCATTCATTGGGTAAAGGTCATTATCAACGTTCAATGATTCATAATGGTGCTGTGGAAATCGTTAAGATCTCTACTGTCGGTCAAACAATTATAAGCTATTGTTCAATGTCTTTTCTTTATGTTCATTCTTTTAAtggaaaattattaaagattcaACAATCTGATGAAAAAATTTATGATGCAAAGTTAACTGGTGAATCTGTCAAAAAAGGTGGGGTTTTAGGTGTTGGTTCTTCAACTCAATATCTTGTTACTGGTGGTACTCGTGGTGTTAAAGTTCGTTCTTTACCAGACTTAAATATTGTTCATGCTTTCGATAGTCCTGCtgcaattaaaacaattgaattggttgctcatgaaaaatatatgttaattggtttaaatgATGGTAATTTAGTAATCATTCCATTTGATGTTaaagatttataa